From Cannabis sativa cultivar Pink pepper isolate KNU-18-1 chromosome 8, ASM2916894v1, whole genome shotgun sequence, a single genomic window includes:
- the LOC115701575 gene encoding uncharacterized protein LOC115701575 → MLILHACAPFVQASGLPFLLNSRHSHCFASFPTIKLRLRTYAQFKASPFAPKVSHNLQGVIAGDEGPYNDADDVEDEDGFSTRRGFRGRGEERDYDRDPEFAEILGSCLDNPEKAQSKMEERLRRKRNKILHTKTGSATPMKVTFNKFNFSNSYIWFEFYNAPLEKDVSLLCDSIRAWHIVGRLGGCNSMNMQLSQSPLEKRPSYDAIQGANVTPTTFYNIGDLEIQQNLARIWVDIGTGESLILDLLINALTQISSDFVGIKQVVFGGSEFENWKENMTSEDAGFSVHKI, encoded by the exons ATGCTTATCCTACACGCATGCGCACCCTTTGTTCAAGCATCCGGGCTTCCCTTCCTCCTAAACTCCCGCCACTCCCACTGCTTTGCCTCATTCCCTACCATTAAACTCCGACTCCGTACCTATGCTCAGTTCAAGGCTTCTCCGTTCGCCCCCAAAGTGAGCCACAACTTGCAGGGAGTGATTGCCGGAGATGAAGGCCCATACAACGATGCAGATGATGTCGAAGACGAAGACGGATTCTCGACTCGTCGTGGGTTCCGAGGGAGAGGGGAAGAGAGGGATTACGATAGAGACCCTGAATTCGCTGAAATATTGGGGAGTTGTCTCGATAATCCAGAAAAGGCTCAGTCTAAA ATGGAAGAGAGGTTGAGAAGGAAAAGGAATAAGATTTTGCATACAAAGACTGGTTCAGCCACACCCATGAAAGTAACATTTAACAA GTTTAATTTCTCGAACTCATATATATGGTTCGAATTTTACAATGCTCCCTTGGAGAAAGATGTATCGTTACTTTGTGAT TCCATTAGAGCTTGGCACATCGTTGGACGCCTGGGCGGATGCAATTCCATGAATATGCAA TTGTCTCAATCTCCTTTGGAGAAAAGACCAAGTTATGATGCTATTCAGGGTGCAAATGTGACACCAACTACATTTTATAACATTGGCGATCTTGAGATTCAACAGAACCTGGCACGTATCTG GGTGGATATTGGTACCGGCGAGTCCCTGATTCTGGATTTGTTGATAAATGCATTGACTCAGATAAGCTCGGA CTTTGTTGGAATCAAGCAAGTTGTATTTGGCGGATCTGAATTCGAGAATTGGAAGGAAAATATGACATCAGAGGATGCAGGGTTCTCTGTCCACAAAATTTAG
- the LOC115700839 gene encoding histone acetyltransferase type B catalytic subunit, whose product MGQKKQPAAAALSDPKKRRRVGFFAIDAGIEAKDCIKIYLVSSKEEVDASSSFCIDPVDLDSFFGEDGKIYGYEGLKINIWVSSISFHAYADITFESKSDGGKGITDLKTDLQNIFAATLVESKEEFLQTFSTQRNFIGSIVSGGQVLQQKTSNGHVASSDSNSVAASNVEVVRMVIGDTEAGPLYGQLIPLVFLLVDGSSPIDVTDPCWELYLLIEKKVDHQGEEHSLLLGFAAAYRFYHYPGSSRLRISQIMVLPPYQHKGYGRYLLEVLYGVAVSEDVFDLTIEEPLDYLQHVRTCIDVQRLLTFEPIQQAVNEAASHLKQGKLSKKTQIPRLMPPRSAIEDVQKSLKINKKQFLQCWEVLIYLGLSPVDKYMDDFVAIISNRVREDILGKDSGTTGKQVISVESDYDQEMSFTMIRSQPGEAACTVQLTDESQANQEEQLQKLVDERMKEIKLVAEKVSSHCV is encoded by the exons ATGGGCCAGAAGAAGCAACCGGCCGCCGCTGCACTCAGTGATCCTAAGAAACGACGTCGTGTTGGCTTCTTCGCTATTG ATGCTGGAATTGAAGCAAAAGACTGCATCAAAATATACTTGG TCTCTAGCAAAGAGGAAGTGGATGCTTCAAGTAGCTTTTGTATTGATCCAGTCGACTTAGATAGCTTTTTTGGAGAAGATGGGAAGATATATGGTTACGAAGGTTTAAAG ATCAACATTTGGGTTAGCAGTATATCTTTTCATGCATATGCCGATATTACATTTGAAAGCAAATCTGAT GGAGGTAAAGGTATCACTGACTTGAAAACAGATCTTCAG AATATTTTTGCTGCCACTCTTGTTGAGAGTAAAGAGGAGTTCCTTCAAACCTTTTCTACTCAAAGAAATTTTATTGG ATCCATTGTGTCTGGTGGGCAGGTATTGCAGCAAAAGACTTCTAACGGGCATGTTGCCAGTTCTGACAGTAATTCAGTTGCCGCCTCTAATGTTGAG GTTGTCCGAATGGTCATTGGTGATACAGAAGCTGGACCTCTCTATGGTCAATTGATTCCTCTTGTTTTCCTACTAGTGGATG GTAGCAGTCCAATTGACGTTACTGATCCATGTTGGGAGTTGTACCTCCTGATTGAAAAGAAAGTTGATCATCAGGGTGAAGAACATAGTTTGTTGCTTGGTTTTGCGGCTGCATATCGTTTTTACCACTATCCTGGTAGTTCTCGTTTGCGGATTAGTCAG ATTATGGTATTGCCGCCTTATCAGCACAAAGGCTATGGCCGATACCTACTTGAGGTGCTGTATGGTGTGGCAGTCTCTGAAGACGTCTTTGATCTGACGATTGAAGAACCTTTGGATTACTTGCAACATGTGCGGACATGTATTGATGTACAACGCCTGCTTACTTTTGAACCAATTCAGCAAGCAGTTAATGAAGCTGCTTCCCATCTAAAGCAAGGAAAACTATCAAAGAAAACCCAGATCCCGCGCCTCATGCCACCCCGATCTGCCATTGAGGATGTTCagaaaagtttaaaaattaataagaaaCAGTTTTTGCAATGTTGGGAGGTTTTGATCTATCTTGGCCTTAGTCCTGTTGACAAGTACATGGATGATTTTGTGGCGATAATTTCGAATCGTGTAAGGGAGGATATACTTGGAAAAGATTCTGGCACAACTGGGAAACAAGTGATTTCGGTGGAGAGTGATTATGATCAAGAGATGTCATTTACCATGATTAGGTCACAACCTGGTGAGGCAGCTTGCACAGTTCAACTTACAGATGAAAGTCAAGCAAATCAGGAAGAGCAGCTCCAGAAATTAGTTGATGAGAGAATGAAAGAGATCAAGTTAGTAGCGGAGAAAGTGTCTTCCCATTGTGTATGA
- the LOC115701090 gene encoding autophagy-related protein 8C-like: MAKSSFKMEHPLERRQAEAARIREKYPDRIPVIVERAEKSDVPEIDKKKYLVPADLTVGQFVYVVRKRIKLSPEKAIFIFVKNILPPTAAMMSSIYEENKDEDGFLYMSYSGENTFGLL; the protein is encoded by the exons ATGGCCAAAAGTTCGTTTAAGATGGAGCATCCTCTTG AAAGGAGGCAAGCTGAAGCTGCTCGGATCAGAGAGAAGTATCCAGACAGAATACCA GTAATTGTAGAAAGGGCTGAAAAGAGTGATGTGCCCGAAATTGATAAGAAAAA GTATTTGGTTCCCGCAGATCTGACCGTTGGTCAGTTTGTGTATGTGGTCCGCAAGAGGATCAAACTCAGTCCTGAGAAAGCCATTTTCATTTTTGTCAAGAACATTTTGCCACCTACTG CGGCTATGATGTCTTCAATTTATGAAGAAAATAAGGATGAAGATGGTTTTCTTTATATGAGTTACAGTGGTGAGAACACATTCGGGCTACTGTGA